A region from the Drosophila mauritiana strain mau12 chromosome 2L, ASM438214v1, whole genome shotgun sequence genome encodes:
- the LOC117141926 gene encoding insulin gene enhancer protein isl-1: protein MVMAEIGGHLAHQLPLHNHNHNQTGLQPSLVMNHHLDLDCHGHDVIKKQRLSHCVGCGGQIHDQYILRVAPDLEWHAACLKCQECRQFLDESCTCFVRDGKTYCKRDYVRLFGTKCDKCGNSFSKNDFVMRAKTKIFHIECFRCSACARQLLPGDEFALRDAGALYCKEDHDVLEKSSQSSLTSSSVESNNNISSSNNNNTNLSNNNHSSELGSMSDSGSESGSHKSIRDKRPSGPSDGKPTRVRTVLNEKQLHTLRTCYNANPRPDALMKEQLVEMTSLSPRVIRVWFQNKRCKDKKKTIQMKLQMQQEKEGRKLGYGAMQGIPMIASSPVRHDSPLNLQGLDVQTYQPPWKALSDFALHADLDSNGAINTHTPAFQQLVNQMHGYDLNGMPILPPHPHSHPAQGPPHQHPPPPGGPHNHQNQQPNQQPGGSSLDSGITSHHHPDSTDSYVTYLESDDKSKLALTPSSSSSASAGTSISSPPSGVGAGGGGAVGGGSGVLGLGVVANQSATEQLMQMLQKVTGSASPASHAVL, encoded by the exons AAAAACAACGCCTATCTCACTGCGTCGGCTGCGGCGGCCAGATCCACGACCAGTACATCTTGCGCGTTGCCCCCGATCTGGAGTGGCATGCGGCGTGTCTGAAGTGCCAGGAGTGCAGGCAGTTCCTGGACGAAAGCTGTACGTGTTTTGTGCGCGATGGCAAGACCTACTGCAAGCGTGATTATGTTAG GTTATTTGGTACAAAATGTGATAAATGCGGCAACTCCTTCAGCAAAAATGATTTTGTGATGCGGGCCAAAACGAAAATCTTTCACATCGAGTGCTTTCGATGCTCCGCGTGTGCGCGACAATTGCTGCCAG GCGATGAATTCGCGTTACGCGATGCCGGGGCTTTGTACTGCAAGGAGGATCACGATGTGCTGGAGAAATCGTCGCAGAGCAGCCTCACTTCTTCGTCGGTagagagcaacaacaatattAGCAGtagtaacaacaacaacaccaacctTAGCAATAACAACCATTCCAGCGAATTGGGTTCAATGTCAG ATTCTGGCAGCGAATCGGGCTCACACAAAAGTATTAGGGACAAGCGACCCTCGGGGCCATCGGATGGCAAGCCCACGCGGGTTCGGACCGTGCTCAATGAGAAACAGCTGCATACGCTCAG AACCTGCTACAATGCTAATCCGCGACCTGATGCGCTCATGAAGGAGCAGCTGGTGGAGATGACGAGTCTGTCGCCGCGAGTCATCCGAGTGTGGTTCCAGAACAAGCGCTGCAAGGACAAGAAAAAGACCATCCAGATGAAGCTGCAAATGCAGCAGGAGAAG GAGGGTCGCAAGCTGGGCTACGGCGCCATGCAGGGCATCCCCATGATCGCCAGCTCCCCGGTGCGGCATGACTCCCCACTGAATCTTCAGGGCCTGGATGTGCAGACATATCAACCGCCGTGGAAAGCCTTAAGCGACTTCGCCCTTCACGCCGATCTCGACAGCAATGGAGCGATCAATACCCACACGCCCGCATTTCAGCAGTTGGTCAATCAG ATGCACGGCTACGACCTGAATGGGATGCCCATCCTGCCGCCGCATCCGCACTCGCATCCGGCGCAAGGACCTCCCCACCAGCACCCCCCGCCCCCCGGCGGACCGCACAACCACCAGAACCAGCAGCCGAACCAGCAGCCCGGAGGCAGCAGTTTGGACTCCGGAATCACCTCACACCACCATCCGGACAGCACCGACTCCTACGTCACCTACCTGGAGAGCGATGACA AATCCAAGCTGGCGCTGACCCCGTCGTCCTCTTCCTCGGCCTCGGCGGGCACATCGATCTCCTCGCCGCCATCGGGCGTCGGAGCAGGGGGTGGCGGTGCCGTGGGCGGTGGTTCAGGTGTCCTGGGCTTGGGCGTGGTGGCCAATCAGTCGGCCACCGAGCAGCTCATGCAAATGCTCCAGAAGGTAACGGGCTCGGCTTCCCCGGCCTCACATGCGGTTCTCTAA
- the LOC117145421 gene encoding leukotriene A-4 hydrolase isoform X1, with protein sequence MSIAKRVQQWATFARTWHIYDCTWQNPFESAKLVKSHLMGLQKPIYHPMISTRGLCTSHKLLPIYQVQKRNMGRLGVVDPSSYSQPDLITTEHSALNWKVDFGATKIQGSVLHRFKVLTANLDKILLDVRDINVTNATLLAGGSELPINFFISDAVDDIGQKLTLELPSGTAKGSLNVRIDYETSSSASGLQWLNPTQTLGKEHPYMFSQCQAIHARSVIPCQDTPAVKFTYDATVEHPSELTALMSALIDKKEPGKTLFKQEVPIPAYLVAIAIGKLVSRPLGENSSVWAEEAIVDACAEEFSETATMLKTASELCGPYVWKQYDLLVMPPSFPFGGMENPCLTFVTPTLLAGDKSLADVVAHEIAHSWTGNLVTNKNFEHFWLNEGFTVFVESKIVGRMQGAKELDFKMLSNLTDLQECIRTQLNKTPELTKLVVDLSNCGPDDAFSSVPYIKGSTFLRYLEDLFGGPTVFEPFLRDYLKKYAYKSIETKDFQSALYDYFIDTDKKDKLSAVDWDLWLKSEGMPPVIPNFDESLANVTKELASLWSSKSVAELADSAEIKKTISIHQLIDFLGKLIESKDIVDLNESKINLLESTYNLKSSKNAEVRFRLNRLIIRARLIKRLDEILEFANSNFRMKFCRPIYRDLAGWPEAKPAAIRNFANVKDQMMAVCSHTIEKDLGLK encoded by the exons ATGTCCATTGCGAAGCGTGTGCAG CAATGGGCAACGTTCGCGCGCACTTGGCACATTTACGATTGCACCTGGCAGAATCCATTCGAGTCGGCAAAACTGGTTAAATCGCATTTAATGGGCCTCCAGAAGCCCATTTACCACCCAATGA TCTCCACTCGCGGCTTGTGCACTTCACACAAACTACTCCCGATTTACCAGGTACAAAAACGCAACATGGGTCGCTTAGGAGTCGTGGATCCCAGTTCTTACTCGCAGCCCGATTTGATCACTACGGAGCACAGTGCTCTAAACTGGAAGGTCGACTTTGGAGCCACCAAAATCCAAGGAAGCGTGCTCCATCGCTTCAAGGTGCTGACTGCCAATCTGGACAAGATT CTCTTGGATGTGCGCGACATCAATGTAACCAATGCCACGCTGCTGGCCGGAGGCAGTGAGCTCCCAATCAACTTCTTTATCAGCGATGCCGTCGATGATATTGGCCAGAAGCTAACGCTGGAGTTGCCATCTGGAACGGCTAAGGGGAG CCTTAACGTTCGCATCGATTACGAGACTTCAAGCAGCGCCAGTGGGTTGCAGTGGCTGAATCCCACCCAGACTTTGGGCAAGGAGCATCCCTATATGTTCTCCCAATGCCAGGCGATCCACGCTCGCTCGGTTATTCCCTGCCAAGACACCCCAGCTGTTAAGTTTACCTACGATGCCACAGTGGAGCATCCCAGCGAGCTCACGGCTCTGATGAGCGCCCTTATCGATAAGAAGGAACCGGGAAAGACGCTGTTCAAGCAGGAGGTTCCCATTCCCGCTTATCTGGTGGCCATTGCCATTGGCAAATTGGTTTCCCGCCCGCTGGGGGAGAACTCCAGTGTCTGGGCTGAGGAAGCCATCGTGGATGCCTGCGCCGAGGAGTTTTCCGAAACAGCCACCATGCTGAAGACTGCCTCTGAGTTGTGCGGTCCATATGTCTGGAAGCAGTACGATCTTCTGGTGATGCCTCCATCATTCCCCTTTGGAGGCATGGAAAATCCATGCCTCACCTTCGTAACTCCCACTCTTTTGGCCGGTGATAAGTCTCTGGCCGACGTTGTGGCTCACGAGATCGCCCACAGCTGGACTGGAAATCTGGTGACCAACAAGAACTTCGAGCATTTCTGGTTGAACGAGGGCTTCACTGTGTTTGTGGAGTCCAAGATCGTGGGAAGAATGCAGGGCGCCAAGGAGCTGGACTTTAAA ATGCTCAGCAATCTCACGGATCTGCAGGAGTGCATCCGCACTCAGCTCAACAAGACACCCGAGCTGACTAAGCTGGTGGTGGATCTATCCAACTGTGGACCCGACGATGCCTTCTCTTCAGTGCCTTACATCAAGGGCTCCACGTTCCTGCGCTACTTGGAGGACTTGTTTGGCGGACCAACCGTTTTTGAGCCTTTCCTCAGGGACTATCTGAAAAAATACGCCTACAAGTCGATTGAGACGAAAGATTTTCAGAGTGCTTTATATGACTACTTCATCGACACTGACAAGAAGGATAAGCTGAGTGCCGTCGACTGGGATTTGTGGCTGAAATCCGAGGGAATGCCACCAGTCATTCCGAACTTCGATGAATCCCTCGCAAATGTGACAAAGGAATTGGCCAGTCTCTGGAGCTCCAAGAGCGTCGCTGAATTGGCTGACAGTGCGGAGATCAAAAAGACCATTTCTATTCACCAGCTCATTGACTTCCTGGGCAAACTGATCGAGAGCAAGGACATTGTCGATTTGAACGAAAGCAAAATTAACCTACTGGAATCCACATACAACTTGAAGAGTTCGAAGAACGCTGAGGTTCGCTTCCGCCTGAATCGCTTGATTATCCGTGCTCGCTTAATAAAACGTCTGGATGAGATCCTCGAGTTTGCCAACTCCAACTTCCGCATGAAGTTCTGTCGCCCCATCTACCGCGATCTGGCTGGTTGGCCAGAGGCCAAGCCCGCTGCTATTCGCAACTTCGCCAACGTCAAGGATCAGATGATGGCCGTCTGCTCGCACACAATCGAAAAGGACCTGGGACTGAAGTAA
- the LOC117145421 gene encoding 39S ribosomal protein L13, mitochondrial isoform X3 produces MSIAKRVQQWATFARTWHIYDCTWQNPFESAKLVKSHLMGLQKPIYHPMNDCGDHVVLINTREIALPGDEWVKRVYFHHTGYPGGASWTLAWQLHEKDPTMVMKKAVYNSMRGNLQRRHTMQRLHLFADDQVPEEILQNVTNQIRTPRSIPQRLDHIDKETLENFPNIMDYPKDYILR; encoded by the exons ATGTCCATTGCGAAGCGTGTGCAG CAATGGGCAACGTTCGCGCGCACTTGGCACATTTACGATTGCACCTGGCAGAATCCATTCGAGTCGGCAAAACTGGTTAAATCGCATTTAATGGGCCTCCAGAAGCCCATTTACCACCCAATGA ATGACTGCGGAGATCATGTGGTGCTGATCAACACGCGGGAAATCGCCCTGCCCGGCGACGAGTGGGTGAAGAGGGTTTACTTCCACCACACCGGATACCCTGGCGGCGCTTCGTGGACCCTGGCGTGGCAGCTGCACGAGAAGGATCCCACGATGGTGATGAAGAAGGCCGTGTACAACTCGATGCGCGGAAATCTGCAGCGCAGGCACACCATGCAAAGACTGCACCTGTTCGCCGACGATCAGGTGCCAGAGGAAATCCTGCAGAACGTCACGAATCAAATCCGCACGCCGCGCTCTATTCCCCAGCGACTGGATCATATCGACAAGGAAACGCTGGAGAACTTCCCCAACATTATGGATTATCCCAAGGACTACATCTTGCGTTGA
- the LOC117145421 gene encoding leukotriene A-4 hydrolase isoform X2 — translation MGRLGVVDPSSYSQPDLITTEHSALNWKVDFGATKIQGSVLHRFKVLTANLDKILLDVRDINVTNATLLAGGSELPINFFISDAVDDIGQKLTLELPSGTAKGSLNVRIDYETSSSASGLQWLNPTQTLGKEHPYMFSQCQAIHARSVIPCQDTPAVKFTYDATVEHPSELTALMSALIDKKEPGKTLFKQEVPIPAYLVAIAIGKLVSRPLGENSSVWAEEAIVDACAEEFSETATMLKTASELCGPYVWKQYDLLVMPPSFPFGGMENPCLTFVTPTLLAGDKSLADVVAHEIAHSWTGNLVTNKNFEHFWLNEGFTVFVESKIVGRMQGAKELDFKMLSNLTDLQECIRTQLNKTPELTKLVVDLSNCGPDDAFSSVPYIKGSTFLRYLEDLFGGPTVFEPFLRDYLKKYAYKSIETKDFQSALYDYFIDTDKKDKLSAVDWDLWLKSEGMPPVIPNFDESLANVTKELASLWSSKSVAELADSAEIKKTISIHQLIDFLGKLIESKDIVDLNESKINLLESTYNLKSSKNAEVRFRLNRLIIRARLIKRLDEILEFANSNFRMKFCRPIYRDLAGWPEAKPAAIRNFANVKDQMMAVCSHTIEKDLGLK, via the exons ATGGGTCGCTTAGGAGTCGTGGATCCCAGTTCTTACTCGCAGCCCGATTTGATCACTACGGAGCACAGTGCTCTAAACTGGAAGGTCGACTTTGGAGCCACCAAAATCCAAGGAAGCGTGCTCCATCGCTTCAAGGTGCTGACTGCCAATCTGGACAAGATT CTCTTGGATGTGCGCGACATCAATGTAACCAATGCCACGCTGCTGGCCGGAGGCAGTGAGCTCCCAATCAACTTCTTTATCAGCGATGCCGTCGATGATATTGGCCAGAAGCTAACGCTGGAGTTGCCATCTGGAACGGCTAAGGGGAG CCTTAACGTTCGCATCGATTACGAGACTTCAAGCAGCGCCAGTGGGTTGCAGTGGCTGAATCCCACCCAGACTTTGGGCAAGGAGCATCCCTATATGTTCTCCCAATGCCAGGCGATCCACGCTCGCTCGGTTATTCCCTGCCAAGACACCCCAGCTGTTAAGTTTACCTACGATGCCACAGTGGAGCATCCCAGCGAGCTCACGGCTCTGATGAGCGCCCTTATCGATAAGAAGGAACCGGGAAAGACGCTGTTCAAGCAGGAGGTTCCCATTCCCGCTTATCTGGTGGCCATTGCCATTGGCAAATTGGTTTCCCGCCCGCTGGGGGAGAACTCCAGTGTCTGGGCTGAGGAAGCCATCGTGGATGCCTGCGCCGAGGAGTTTTCCGAAACAGCCACCATGCTGAAGACTGCCTCTGAGTTGTGCGGTCCATATGTCTGGAAGCAGTACGATCTTCTGGTGATGCCTCCATCATTCCCCTTTGGAGGCATGGAAAATCCATGCCTCACCTTCGTAACTCCCACTCTTTTGGCCGGTGATAAGTCTCTGGCCGACGTTGTGGCTCACGAGATCGCCCACAGCTGGACTGGAAATCTGGTGACCAACAAGAACTTCGAGCATTTCTGGTTGAACGAGGGCTTCACTGTGTTTGTGGAGTCCAAGATCGTGGGAAGAATGCAGGGCGCCAAGGAGCTGGACTTTAAA ATGCTCAGCAATCTCACGGATCTGCAGGAGTGCATCCGCACTCAGCTCAACAAGACACCCGAGCTGACTAAGCTGGTGGTGGATCTATCCAACTGTGGACCCGACGATGCCTTCTCTTCAGTGCCTTACATCAAGGGCTCCACGTTCCTGCGCTACTTGGAGGACTTGTTTGGCGGACCAACCGTTTTTGAGCCTTTCCTCAGGGACTATCTGAAAAAATACGCCTACAAGTCGATTGAGACGAAAGATTTTCAGAGTGCTTTATATGACTACTTCATCGACACTGACAAGAAGGATAAGCTGAGTGCCGTCGACTGGGATTTGTGGCTGAAATCCGAGGGAATGCCACCAGTCATTCCGAACTTCGATGAATCCCTCGCAAATGTGACAAAGGAATTGGCCAGTCTCTGGAGCTCCAAGAGCGTCGCTGAATTGGCTGACAGTGCGGAGATCAAAAAGACCATTTCTATTCACCAGCTCATTGACTTCCTGGGCAAACTGATCGAGAGCAAGGACATTGTCGATTTGAACGAAAGCAAAATTAACCTACTGGAATCCACATACAACTTGAAGAGTTCGAAGAACGCTGAGGTTCGCTTCCGCCTGAATCGCTTGATTATCCGTGCTCGCTTAATAAAACGTCTGGATGAGATCCTCGAGTTTGCCAACTCCAACTTCCGCATGAAGTTCTGTCGCCCCATCTACCGCGATCTGGCTGGTTGGCCAGAGGCCAAGCCCGCTGCTATTCGCAACTTCGCCAACGTCAAGGATCAGATGATGGCCGTCTGCTCGCACACAATCGAAAAGGACCTGGGACTGAAGTAA